Genomic window (Sphaeramia orbicularis chromosome 7, fSphaOr1.1, whole genome shotgun sequence):
ATAACCACAAAAACAAAGATTAGCATACTCATTTGGTTTTGCCCTGTACTATTGTTTTCTTTTGAGAAATGTGCTTGTTGTAATCCATCAGCATCAACTGCTCACTTCTGGTATCTGGTTTGGCCGTTCCCCTATTTAGATATAAACgacaacagtggaaaaaaaaaaaaaagaaacatttagctTTCTCAAAGAGGTTATGTTCTTTTTGTCAAGTTAACTCCGCTCTTGGCTACGCCAGGAGTTCTTATGGTTTACTGTCATCTCTCCTTTACTTGTTTCTGTAGTTCACTTGTCATGGACCATGTGGCCTGAGTTAGGAGTGTCTGTACACATAACACTCTGCTGTGCTCCACTGCAGAGACACAATGATGTGCAGTAAGGAGAGAGGAAGGGGGAAGGAAAGGCCAGCATTTTCTTGAGGTGaaactgtgttgttttgtctcattttatgtCTGCATGTGTTTCTGTGTATGCCTGTAAATCTGCTTGTGTATGTCTGCGTTGGTAGAAAAAattgctctgttctgttctgttcactgTGCCCTCCCAACAAGGCCTTTCCTCGACCCATCTATAGCTTCCAGGACCCCCCAGGGCTCCCCGTCACTGTCCGAGCCTCTGTCTCGTTCTTCGTCCCCCACATCGTCGTCAtcgtcctcatcctcctcttccggCGACGGCTCGCTGCCGTTCTCCGTGGCCCAGCTGTCGTCCTCGTCCTCGGCTTCCTGCTTCAGAACCAGtgctggaggtggaggtggtggaggagggggCGGCGGCGGGCTCTCATTGGACTCTGTTTGGTCGTCGAAGGCCTCTGGGTTCTCGAGCATCTCCCTGATCAAAGGAGGCATTGGCCCTGGGATCTCCATCTTCAGAGTGATGGCTCTCTCTGCGCCTGAACATAGACAACATGGGGGAAGAAGACGATGAGCAGCGTTCTACCAAAAGGGTCTGTCATCCAAAACATAAATGATGCAAGTCATAGACAGGTAGGAATCCACTCTAACACATTACACCACCAGCTTTTAGggaacttttttcactttttaatgataaggcaaggcaaatgtatttatatagcaccattcatgcacaaggcaattcaaagtgctttacaaaggcataaaattacaataaaatcatAGGGAATAAATCAATgataaatgacaaaacatttcAAAACATCCATGAGTGATGCTTTATCTTTGTCACAAGAAAATCCAAGTTAGACCTGAAGTTAACTTGATGATACTGAATGCATCATTTCAATTAATGGTGGctaaattacataataataaagaATCATATTCAATGGCCATGagagactttttgttttttgttaaaggtgAAAATGTACAATAATAAACATTGCACTTGTATTTCTGCTccattttatctgtattttatttgttttatatgtTGATGTAAGTTCCTGTCTTTCATTGGActatagggattttttttttcctttatgttcAGCCATGGATAAGTTTTGTTCTGatcaataatgacaataatactgTTGTTTTGTTTAGTCTGTGCTGTTAATTTTTGGATCTTGTTTGCAAgtttggaatgtttttttttttttctaatacacaaatgaaaaaaaaaagaacataatatAAGTAGAAGTAGTCACTGCAGCCCaggaaaaacattaaaataaaatcatatcATTTTCTGTTTTACAAAAGGTGAGAAAGAAATGCAGGTTCTTGATAAATATTGATATCTAACCAGTACAGCAAAAAATGCCTTTACATTGATGGATTTTTACATAATAATCACTATTTTATTTTCATCCTATCATAAATATCTATTGAACTATAAATTATTTCTGAAAATTtggtaaaaaatgttaaaaaaaaaaaaaaaaaagccagatacAATCATAAAGCTCTAAGTTTATGATACTTTGTATAATTCTTAATGGTAAGAATCAGTGAGCTGGTATCTTTATTACAGTGAACCACTGATCAGTCATGCTTATGCATCAGTCATACATCGGTGAAAATGTTACACCTGATCCATGCTAATGATCCTACAGAAAAATGTACATGGATACGAAAATTTGTATAGTGATATAAAGCGACTACTTAATATTTTACACatcatgtgtttcctgttttatttactTCACACTTTACATCCTGTATTAAGCAGCAGCAGTTGGCAGAGCCTTGAGTCTCACAAATTGGTCATGACAGCAGTCAGATTGTTTTCAGTGATCACACTGTGTCCCAGAAATGAGACTATCCATACTGACCCTTGGTGCTGATGCCCCTAAGGTCAGTGATCTTCATCAGCATGCGAGGGAACATGTGGGGCTTGTTGGGGCGGCGGCGCCGTGCGTAGATCTTTAGCGCCTCAAGTAAAGGTTCTTGCAGCTTATCCACTTTCTGAGGCTCCTCTAGATCCATACGGTCTAATGGTGAATGCAAAAGACACAATTATTGGGGGAATTATCAATTTCAGCCacaatatatagattttttttttttatgttgtatgaACTGTGCAGACAAAGACACCAGCAACTTCCTCTTTTTAACAGATCTTAAGTGCATGGGTGATGCAGTACCTCCACAGATGAGGCAGATGGCACTAAGGAGGCCCGTCTCTGTGTCATCCATCTCCAGGGGTAAGAGCTGGCCGGCAAAGGCAAACACCAGATCTGTGAGTGGTCCAAAGCCAGCGTTGTGCATCTGAGTCCGATTAAGAGTCAGGCCATCTGAGAAGGTCATAGTGTCCTGTTCAGGAGTGTAGCGTGTGCAGATCCTCAGCATCTGTGTGCAGCAGAAAATAAGACGTGAGCAAAAGAGATATAAAGATGATAAAAAGCCCTTCAGAACCAAATTAAATccattcaaaagaaaaaaaaaagtaacacagaCAAGCATTAGCTTAAGGTTTTGAAATTTATAACATATGCACAGTAACAGGAGGTGACATACACTATTCGGCAAGTAAAGCATGGAGACGTTTCTGACAAGAACAGGAAAATGTAAATCACATGACGAACCAAGAGTGACTGTTACATAACGTCACAGGTACAAAAATAAAAGGCTGTCAAGTAGACAAAGGACTGCCTATAGAGCCTCATTTCAGCCTGTTTAACCTCTGTTCAGTCGCCTACTGCACTCTGTACTCACCTAAACTATGTGTTAATACAGCTGAATGAAAATTTATAGTCATTTCTTTATGTTTATTACATCATGAGTATGAAATGGTTATTCAGTCACACTCTAAATGGAACCCCAGTCACAGAAGCAGCAGCATTATGAGGATAAAATACTGATTCTATAATTGTGATACTATCGGACACATTAACAAAGTGACAGAAAGTAATtataagttcagttcagttcagttcagttcaagtaGCCAGCTAATAATGTTCAGTTTCAGTTGCTCAGTTTACATATTGCAACATCAACCCAAAGAAGCTGACACATCGAAAGAGCAGTTATTGAAAATGATGTGGTCTGCTGATGAATAAATTGACTGACAGCAATTAAACACTGTTAAATAGTTACATGTTCTTTTATTGATACTTTTAACACTGAAAGTGAGAAACCAAACTCTTGTTTTATGATTATAATATGAAGTAAGTAATTaaatacaatattattaataatctaGGTCCTAAGAATATATACTGATCCACAAAGGGGGGGGGGCCCTGGCACAAACCAACTTTTACCGCTTTTCACCACCAGATGCCAGTGTTTCCAAATCTCAATGTGAACGGTTTCCTTGGAGTCACAAAGGATTGTCCTATGAGAGTGAGTTAAGACTACAGGAAAGTTCTATGTTTCTATATAAAAAAGAGCAGCTCTGTACCAGTATGTCCAGACAGGCCGACTTGAGTAGAGTGATCTGGTCAGCGATGGTAAGGGTGGTAAAACCTGGCAGCCGCTTGGCAAATTCCACAATCTTGATGATGCATTTGGTGGAGAGCTCACTGAACTTGTCCCATAGACCCAGGTCCAGCTGGACACGGTGATCTGAGCTAGAGTTctgaacagacagacacaaacacgcAGGGATCAGCATGCTGTAGGCTGCTTGCATCAAGACCGAGGGTATTGCGCCTcacaacacatttacattttacatcaatCAAGGACAAAAATCCATTTACATGTTGCATCAATCATTTAGAGGCCACACAGATGGCCTAATGGGGAACTGAATTAGTTAAGCCACCGCTATGTTGAGAAAGCCATGGTGAATTTGCGTCTTTGCATGCAATTTAGGAACCCCAGTGACGCATTGCTTGCAGAAAGTTGCTTCACACACTATGATTGCAGTGTAGAGTGGGGTGtgtgtgaatgtaaa
Coding sequences:
- the rarga gene encoding retinoic acid receptor gamma-A isoform X1 gives rise to the protein MATNREQQVGHMTGFPPAVYPFAFNSMRSHSPFDLLANSSLFGRFGADLPKEMAALSVETQSTSSEEMVPSSPSPPPPPRVYKPCFVCQDKSSGYHYGVSSCEGCKGFFRRSIQKNMVYTCHRDKNCQINKVTRNRCQYCRLQKCFEVGMSKEAVRNDRNKKKKDVKEEVVLPESYELSGELEELVNKVSKAHQETFPSLCQLGKYTTNSSSDHRVQLDLGLWDKFSELSTKCIIKIVEFAKRLPGFTTLTIADQITLLKSACLDILMLRICTRYTPEQDTMTFSDGLTLNRTQMHNAGFGPLTDLVFAFAGQLLPLEMDDTETGLLSAICLICGDRMDLEEPQKVDKLQEPLLEALKIYARRRRPNKPHMFPRMLMKITDLRGISTKGAERAITLKMEIPGPMPPLIREMLENPEAFDDQTESNESPPPPPPPPPPPPALVLKQEAEDEDDSWATENGSEPSPEEEDEDDDDDVGDEERDRGSDSDGEPWGVLEAIDGSRKGLVGRAQ
- the rarga gene encoding retinoic acid receptor gamma-A isoform X2, with the translated sequence MFDCMEALGMGPRQLYDVTSRGACMLRKASPFFAGLDPFAWTGSASLQSVETQSTSSEEMVPSSPSPPPPPRVYKPCFVCQDKSSGYHYGVSSCEGCKGFFRRSIQKNMVYTCHRDKNCQINKVTRNRCQYCRLQKCFEVGMSKEAVRNDRNKKKKDVKEEVVLPESYELSGELEELVNKVSKAHQETFPSLCQLGKYTTNSSSDHRVQLDLGLWDKFSELSTKCIIKIVEFAKRLPGFTTLTIADQITLLKSACLDILMLRICTRYTPEQDTMTFSDGLTLNRTQMHNAGFGPLTDLVFAFAGQLLPLEMDDTETGLLSAICLICGDRMDLEEPQKVDKLQEPLLEALKIYARRRRPNKPHMFPRMLMKITDLRGISTKGAERAITLKMEIPGPMPPLIREMLENPEAFDDQTESNESPPPPPPPPPPPPALVLKQEAEDEDDSWATENGSEPSPEEEDEDDDDDVGDEERDRGSDSDGEPWGVLEAIDGSRKGLVGRAQ